The Xiphophorus couchianus chromosome 5, X_couchianus-1.0, whole genome shotgun sequence genome includes a region encoding these proteins:
- the psip1a gene encoding PC4 and SFRS1 interacting protein 1a isoform X1: MAGDWKPGDLIFAKMKGYPHWPARIDEVPDGAVKPSNIKYPIFFFGTHETAFLGPKDIFPYQQHKEKYAKPNKRKGFNEGLWEIENNPKVELTAPKPVPPPSFLEKDLESGPEGEEDAADKGVKPKVPGKEAEQENDDEEEEKEEEEGSLMSEQGPQIQDVSAQKESTDPSKPKRGRKKKGEQENEKNEDPGSPVSPSGGDAPKRRGRKPKTEKLLLLQQDQHGSGSEMETNESEKKRKRAAEDKQLNGEEEKRKKREGSKGKEVELKESEAKKKKDNGSSGSDDDESQKSKGRKKLQNAEADKDGRRWKADEPREADKEDVKKPEVGPKKKEMSTDLKLQKLHSEIKISLKIDNPDVKKCLDALDEIGSLQVTTQHLQKHSELIATLKKIRKFKASQDIMDKATMLYNKFKTMFLVGEGDCVLSQVLNKSLAEQRQHEEAKRGALKRAEHVKDCGTEPRRPSHADGAVTPSLIKSSCSADKVANGDASPEEKKTDKMEDALAGENHSPPKLQETA; this comes from the exons ATGGCCGGAGACTGGAAGCCAGGCGACCTGATTTTTGCCAAAATGAAGGGTTATCCTCACTGGCCTGCGAGG atcgATGAAGTGCCAGACGGTGCTGTGAAACCGTCCAACATCAAATATCCGATTTTCTTCTTCGGCACTCATGAAAC AGCGTTTCTTGGGCCGAAGGACATTTTTCCGTAccaacaacacaaagaaaaatatgcgAAACCGAACAAAAGGAAAGGCTTCAATGAAGGATTGTGGGAGATCGAAAACAACCCAAAAGTTGAGCTGACTGCACCCAAG ccggttcctcctccttccttcctggAAAAGGATTTGGAAAGCGGTCCGGAAGGAGAAGAAGACGCAGCCGATAAAGGAGTCAAACCCAAa GTTCCAGGAAAAGAGGCTGAGCAGGAgaatgatgatgaggaggaggagaaagaggaggaggaagggtcTCTGATGTCTGAGCAGGGTCCTCAGATCCAGGAT GTTTCTGCTCAGAAAGAATCGACTGATCCCTCAAAACCcaaaagaggaaggaagaagaag ggtGAGCAGGAGAACGAAAAAAACGAAGATCCTGGAAGCCCCGTTAGTCCATCAG GTGGCGACGCTCCAAAACGGCGAGGCAGGAAGCCGAAAACCGAgaagctgctcctgctgcagcaggaccAACACGGCTCTGGGAGCGAAAT ggaGACGAACGAGTCTGAGAAGAAGCGAAAGAGGGCAGCAGAGGACAAGCAGCTGAAcggagaagaagagaagaggaagaagagggaggGCAGCAAGGGGAAGGAGGTGGAGCTAAAGGAGTCAGaggccaagaagaagaaggacaaCGGCTCGTCTGGCTCGGACGACGACGAG TCTCAGAAAAGCAAAGGGAGGAAGAAGCTGCAGAACGCGGAGGCGGATAAAGACGGGCGGCGCTGGAAAGCCGACGAACCGAGAGA ggCCGACAAAGAAGATGTGAAGAAACCTGAGGTGGGACCCAAGAAGaaag aaatgtCAACTGACCTGAAACTACAGAAACTCCACAGTGAGATCAAGATTTCCCTGAAAATCGACAACCCG GATGTGAAGAAATGTTTGGACGCGTTGGATGAGATCGGTTCTCTTCAGGTGACGACTCAGCACCTGCAGAAGCACAGCGAACTCATCGCCACGCTCAAGAAG ATCCGGAAGTTCAAGGCCAGCCAGGACATTATGGACAAAGCCACCATGCTGTACAACAAGTTCAAGACGATGTTCCTGGTGGGCGAGGGCGACTGCGTGCTGAGCCAGGTGCTGAACAAGTCGCTCGCCGAGCAGCGGCAGCACGAAGAGGCCAAGAGAGGAGCGCTGAAGAGAGCAGAGCACGTCAAGGACTGCGGCACAG AGCCGCGCCGGCCGTCACATGCTGACGGCGCTGTGACGCCATCACTGATCAAATCTTCCTGCTCCGCAGACAAGGTGGCCAACGGCGACGCCAGCCCCGAGGAGAAGAAGACGGACAAGATGGAGGACGCCTTGGCGGGAGAAAACCACAG TCCTCCGAAACTTCAGGAGACGGCCTGA
- the snapc3 gene encoding snRNA-activating protein complex subunit 3 isoform X1 translates to MAASEQPAEPSSSIPDYEFMNLCSTPFHIGSFRDEWLKRLKPENVSFQPGDQDSFEARFAAAMGVGEETMTELRSVCSVDSLLCHSGDQEPDPEVVPPNATLQTLTHREKQNNKPQKRTKNRHDLYVDELDRLTAGRLPETEANRLPEGELILTINIYFPSTVEKHNLHCGFCFVFTLWATILPNFPQFNHLRAHTTMLMTGSHTLADLRDAVCCVSDLQVCGEFSSTPDMAPDFMSKDLFKSAYFFFEGVFYNDMRYPECQDISSTTIDWAKSHNYPQFSTAKMEDTRFLDLKVKVGYPYLYCHQGDCEHLVIITDVRLAHRSDCLDTDLYPLLTHKNRLVTQKCSVCHVFIGRWYTTRDQFAPSDPCLFCDKCFRMLHYDKEGNKLGDFLAYPYVDRGAFN, encoded by the exons ATGGCGGCGTCCGAGCAACCGGCAGAACCGAGCAGCAGCATCCCAGATTATGAATTTATGAATTTATGCTCCACACCTTTTCACATCGGCTCCTTCCGGGACGAGTGGCTGAAAAGACTGAAGCCGGAAAACGTTTCCTTCCAGCCGGGAGACCAGGACTCGTTTGAAGCTCGCTTCGCTGCGGCGATGGGGGTCGGAGAGGAAACCATGACCGAACTCAGATCCGTCTGCAG TGTCGACTCGCTTCTTTGCCATTCTGGAGATCAGGAGCCCGACCCGGAAGTCGTCCCTCCGAACGCGACACTGCAGACTCTGAC acacagagaaaagcagaacaacAAACCTCAGAAACGTACCAAAAACAGACATGACCTCTACGTGGATGAACTG GACCGCCTGACTGCTGGAAGGCTACCAGAAACCGAGGCTAACCGGCTCCCTGAAGGCGAACTCATTCTAACTATCAATATCTACTTCCCAAGTACTGTGGAGAAA CATAACTTGCACTGTGgcttttgctttgtgtttaccTTGTGGGCCACCATCCTCCCAAACTTCCCCCAGTTTAACCACCTCAGAGCCCACACCACGATGCTGATGACCGGCTCCCACACGCTGGCCGACCTCCGGGACGCCGTCTGCTGCGTCAGCGACCTGCAGGTGTGCGGCGAGTTCAGCAGCACGCCGGACATGGCGCCAGATTTCATGAGCAAA GATCTTTTCAAATCGGCCTACTTTTTCTTCGAAGGAGTTTTCTACAATGACATGCGCTATCCAGAGTGCCAGGACATCAGCAG TACGACCATCGACTGGGCGAAATCCCACAACTACCCGCAGTTCAGCACGGCCAAAATGGAGGACACGCGGTTTTTGGACCTGAAGGTGAAGGTGGGGTATCCGTACCTCTACTGTCACCAAGGCGACTGCGAACACCTCGTCATCATCACCGACGTCAG ACTGGCGCACCGCAGCGACTGCCTGGACACGGACCTTTACCCGCTGCTCACCCATAAGAACCGCTTGGTGACCCAAAAATGTTCCGTCTGCCACGTCTTCATCGGCAG ATGGTACACCACCAGGGACCAGTTTGCGCCCAGCGACCCGTGTCTGTTCTGCGATAAATGTTTCCGGATGCTGCATTACGACAAGGAAGGGAACAAGCTGGGAGACTTCCTGGCGTATCCGTACGTGGACCGAGGCGCCTTCAACTGA
- the psip1a gene encoding PC4 and SFRS1 interacting protein 1a isoform X3, which produces MAGDWKPGDLIFAKMKGYPHWPARIDEVPDGAVKPSNIKYPIFFFGTHETAFLGPKDIFPYQQHKEKYAKPNKRKGFNEGLWEIENNPKVELTAPKPVPPPSFLEKDLESGPEGEEDAADKGVKPKVSAQKESTDPSKPKRGRKKKGEQENEKNEDPGSPVSPSGGDAPKRRGRKPKTEKLLLLQQDQHGSGSEMETNESEKKRKRAAEDKQLNGEEEKRKKREGSKGKEVELKESEAKKKKDNGSSGSDDDESQKSKGRKKLQNAEADKDGRRWKADEPREADKEDVKKPEVGPKKKEMSTDLKLQKLHSEIKISLKIDNPDVKKCLDALDEIGSLQVTTQHLQKHSELIATLKKIRKFKASQDIMDKATMLYNKFKTMFLVGEGDCVLSQVLNKSLAEQRQHEEAKRGALKRAEHVKDCGTEPRRPSHADGAVTPSLIKSSCSADKVANGDASPEEKKTDKMEDALAGENHSPPKLQETA; this is translated from the exons ATGGCCGGAGACTGGAAGCCAGGCGACCTGATTTTTGCCAAAATGAAGGGTTATCCTCACTGGCCTGCGAGG atcgATGAAGTGCCAGACGGTGCTGTGAAACCGTCCAACATCAAATATCCGATTTTCTTCTTCGGCACTCATGAAAC AGCGTTTCTTGGGCCGAAGGACATTTTTCCGTAccaacaacacaaagaaaaatatgcgAAACCGAACAAAAGGAAAGGCTTCAATGAAGGATTGTGGGAGATCGAAAACAACCCAAAAGTTGAGCTGACTGCACCCAAG ccggttcctcctccttccttcctggAAAAGGATTTGGAAAGCGGTCCGGAAGGAGAAGAAGACGCAGCCGATAAAGGAGTCAAACCCAAa GTTTCTGCTCAGAAAGAATCGACTGATCCCTCAAAACCcaaaagaggaaggaagaagaag ggtGAGCAGGAGAACGAAAAAAACGAAGATCCTGGAAGCCCCGTTAGTCCATCAG GTGGCGACGCTCCAAAACGGCGAGGCAGGAAGCCGAAAACCGAgaagctgctcctgctgcagcaggaccAACACGGCTCTGGGAGCGAAAT ggaGACGAACGAGTCTGAGAAGAAGCGAAAGAGGGCAGCAGAGGACAAGCAGCTGAAcggagaagaagagaagaggaagaagagggaggGCAGCAAGGGGAAGGAGGTGGAGCTAAAGGAGTCAGaggccaagaagaagaaggacaaCGGCTCGTCTGGCTCGGACGACGACGAG TCTCAGAAAAGCAAAGGGAGGAAGAAGCTGCAGAACGCGGAGGCGGATAAAGACGGGCGGCGCTGGAAAGCCGACGAACCGAGAGA ggCCGACAAAGAAGATGTGAAGAAACCTGAGGTGGGACCCAAGAAGaaag aaatgtCAACTGACCTGAAACTACAGAAACTCCACAGTGAGATCAAGATTTCCCTGAAAATCGACAACCCG GATGTGAAGAAATGTTTGGACGCGTTGGATGAGATCGGTTCTCTTCAGGTGACGACTCAGCACCTGCAGAAGCACAGCGAACTCATCGCCACGCTCAAGAAG ATCCGGAAGTTCAAGGCCAGCCAGGACATTATGGACAAAGCCACCATGCTGTACAACAAGTTCAAGACGATGTTCCTGGTGGGCGAGGGCGACTGCGTGCTGAGCCAGGTGCTGAACAAGTCGCTCGCCGAGCAGCGGCAGCACGAAGAGGCCAAGAGAGGAGCGCTGAAGAGAGCAGAGCACGTCAAGGACTGCGGCACAG AGCCGCGCCGGCCGTCACATGCTGACGGCGCTGTGACGCCATCACTGATCAAATCTTCCTGCTCCGCAGACAAGGTGGCCAACGGCGACGCCAGCCCCGAGGAGAAGAAGACGGACAAGATGGAGGACGCCTTGGCGGGAGAAAACCACAG TCCTCCGAAACTTCAGGAGACGGCCTGA
- the snapc3 gene encoding snRNA-activating protein complex subunit 3 isoform X2 — protein MAASEQPAEPSSSIPDYEFMNLCSTPFHIGSFRDEWLKRLKPENVSFQPGDQDSFEARFAAAMGVGEETMTELRSVCSVDSLLCHSGDQEPDPEVVPPNATLQTLTHREKQNNKPQKRTKNRHDLYVDELDRLTAGRLPETEANRLPEGELILTINIYFPSTVEKFNHLRAHTTMLMTGSHTLADLRDAVCCVSDLQVCGEFSSTPDMAPDFMSKDLFKSAYFFFEGVFYNDMRYPECQDISSTTIDWAKSHNYPQFSTAKMEDTRFLDLKVKVGYPYLYCHQGDCEHLVIITDVRLAHRSDCLDTDLYPLLTHKNRLVTQKCSVCHVFIGRWYTTRDQFAPSDPCLFCDKCFRMLHYDKEGNKLGDFLAYPYVDRGAFN, from the exons ATGGCGGCGTCCGAGCAACCGGCAGAACCGAGCAGCAGCATCCCAGATTATGAATTTATGAATTTATGCTCCACACCTTTTCACATCGGCTCCTTCCGGGACGAGTGGCTGAAAAGACTGAAGCCGGAAAACGTTTCCTTCCAGCCGGGAGACCAGGACTCGTTTGAAGCTCGCTTCGCTGCGGCGATGGGGGTCGGAGAGGAAACCATGACCGAACTCAGATCCGTCTGCAG TGTCGACTCGCTTCTTTGCCATTCTGGAGATCAGGAGCCCGACCCGGAAGTCGTCCCTCCGAACGCGACACTGCAGACTCTGAC acacagagaaaagcagaacaacAAACCTCAGAAACGTACCAAAAACAGACATGACCTCTACGTGGATGAACTG GACCGCCTGACTGCTGGAAGGCTACCAGAAACCGAGGCTAACCGGCTCCCTGAAGGCGAACTCATTCTAACTATCAATATCTACTTCCCAAGTACTGTGGAGAAA TTTAACCACCTCAGAGCCCACACCACGATGCTGATGACCGGCTCCCACACGCTGGCCGACCTCCGGGACGCCGTCTGCTGCGTCAGCGACCTGCAGGTGTGCGGCGAGTTCAGCAGCACGCCGGACATGGCGCCAGATTTCATGAGCAAA GATCTTTTCAAATCGGCCTACTTTTTCTTCGAAGGAGTTTTCTACAATGACATGCGCTATCCAGAGTGCCAGGACATCAGCAG TACGACCATCGACTGGGCGAAATCCCACAACTACCCGCAGTTCAGCACGGCCAAAATGGAGGACACGCGGTTTTTGGACCTGAAGGTGAAGGTGGGGTATCCGTACCTCTACTGTCACCAAGGCGACTGCGAACACCTCGTCATCATCACCGACGTCAG ACTGGCGCACCGCAGCGACTGCCTGGACACGGACCTTTACCCGCTGCTCACCCATAAGAACCGCTTGGTGACCCAAAAATGTTCCGTCTGCCACGTCTTCATCGGCAG ATGGTACACCACCAGGGACCAGTTTGCGCCCAGCGACCCGTGTCTGTTCTGCGATAAATGTTTCCGGATGCTGCATTACGACAAGGAAGGGAACAAGCTGGGAGACTTCCTGGCGTATCCGTACGTGGACCGAGGCGCCTTCAACTGA
- the psip1a gene encoding PC4 and SFRS1 interacting protein 1a isoform X4: MLGSKKSRKLADHASLRPMLCLWCIQVPGKEAEQENDDEEEEKEEEEGSLMSEQGPQIQDVSAQKESTDPSKPKRGRKKKGEQENEKNEDPGSPVSPSGGDAPKRRGRKPKTEKLLLLQQDQHGSGSEMETNESEKKRKRAAEDKQLNGEEEKRKKREGSKGKEVELKESEAKKKKDNGSSGSDDDESQKSKGRKKLQNAEADKDGRRWKADEPREADKEDVKKPEVGPKKKEMSTDLKLQKLHSEIKISLKIDNPDVKKCLDALDEIGSLQVTTQHLQKHSELIATLKKIRKFKASQDIMDKATMLYNKFKTMFLVGEGDCVLSQVLNKSLAEQRQHEEAKRGALKRAEHVKDCGTEPRRPSHADGAVTPSLIKSSCSADKVANGDASPEEKKTDKMEDALAGENHSPPKLQETA; the protein is encoded by the exons ATGCTTGGTAGCAAAAAGAGCAGGAAGCTCGCTGACCACGCCTCGCTGCGTCCTATGCTGTGTCTATGGTGCATTCAGGTTCCAGGAAAAGAGGCTGAGCAGGAgaatgatgatgaggaggaggagaaagaggaggaggaagggtcTCTGATGTCTGAGCAGGGTCCTCAGATCCAGGAT GTTTCTGCTCAGAAAGAATCGACTGATCCCTCAAAACCcaaaagaggaaggaagaagaag ggtGAGCAGGAGAACGAAAAAAACGAAGATCCTGGAAGCCCCGTTAGTCCATCAG GTGGCGACGCTCCAAAACGGCGAGGCAGGAAGCCGAAAACCGAgaagctgctcctgctgcagcaggaccAACACGGCTCTGGGAGCGAAAT ggaGACGAACGAGTCTGAGAAGAAGCGAAAGAGGGCAGCAGAGGACAAGCAGCTGAAcggagaagaagagaagaggaagaagagggaggGCAGCAAGGGGAAGGAGGTGGAGCTAAAGGAGTCAGaggccaagaagaagaaggacaaCGGCTCGTCTGGCTCGGACGACGACGAG TCTCAGAAAAGCAAAGGGAGGAAGAAGCTGCAGAACGCGGAGGCGGATAAAGACGGGCGGCGCTGGAAAGCCGACGAACCGAGAGA ggCCGACAAAGAAGATGTGAAGAAACCTGAGGTGGGACCCAAGAAGaaag aaatgtCAACTGACCTGAAACTACAGAAACTCCACAGTGAGATCAAGATTTCCCTGAAAATCGACAACCCG GATGTGAAGAAATGTTTGGACGCGTTGGATGAGATCGGTTCTCTTCAGGTGACGACTCAGCACCTGCAGAAGCACAGCGAACTCATCGCCACGCTCAAGAAG ATCCGGAAGTTCAAGGCCAGCCAGGACATTATGGACAAAGCCACCATGCTGTACAACAAGTTCAAGACGATGTTCCTGGTGGGCGAGGGCGACTGCGTGCTGAGCCAGGTGCTGAACAAGTCGCTCGCCGAGCAGCGGCAGCACGAAGAGGCCAAGAGAGGAGCGCTGAAGAGAGCAGAGCACGTCAAGGACTGCGGCACAG AGCCGCGCCGGCCGTCACATGCTGACGGCGCTGTGACGCCATCACTGATCAAATCTTCCTGCTCCGCAGACAAGGTGGCCAACGGCGACGCCAGCCCCGAGGAGAAGAAGACGGACAAGATGGAGGACGCCTTGGCGGGAGAAAACCACAG TCCTCCGAAACTTCAGGAGACGGCCTGA
- the psip1a gene encoding PC4 and SFRS1 interacting protein 1a isoform X2 gives MAGDWKPGDLIFAKMKGYPHWPARIDEVPDGAVKPSNIKYPIFFFGTHETAFLGPKDIFPYQQHKEKYAKPNKRKGFNEGLWEIENNPKVELTAPKPVPPPSFLEKDLESGPEGEEDAADKGVKPKVPGKEAEQENDDEEEEKEEEEGSLMSEQGPQIQDVSAQKESTDPSKPKRGRKKKGEQENEKNEDPGSPVSPSGGDAPKRRGRKPKTEKLLLLQQDQHGSGSEMETNESEKKRKRAAEDKQLNGEEEKRKKREGSKGKEVELKESEAKKKKDNGSSGSDDDESQKSKGRKKLQNAEADKDGRRWKADEPREADKEDVKKPEVGPKKKEMSTDLKLQKLHSEIKISLKIDNPDVKKCLDALDEIGSLQVTTQHLQKHSELIATLKKIRKFKASQDIMDKATMLYNKFKTMFLVGEGDCVLSQVLNKSLAEQRQHEEAKRGALKRAEHVKDCGTDKVANGDASPEEKKTDKMEDALAGENHSPPKLQETA, from the exons ATGGCCGGAGACTGGAAGCCAGGCGACCTGATTTTTGCCAAAATGAAGGGTTATCCTCACTGGCCTGCGAGG atcgATGAAGTGCCAGACGGTGCTGTGAAACCGTCCAACATCAAATATCCGATTTTCTTCTTCGGCACTCATGAAAC AGCGTTTCTTGGGCCGAAGGACATTTTTCCGTAccaacaacacaaagaaaaatatgcgAAACCGAACAAAAGGAAAGGCTTCAATGAAGGATTGTGGGAGATCGAAAACAACCCAAAAGTTGAGCTGACTGCACCCAAG ccggttcctcctccttccttcctggAAAAGGATTTGGAAAGCGGTCCGGAAGGAGAAGAAGACGCAGCCGATAAAGGAGTCAAACCCAAa GTTCCAGGAAAAGAGGCTGAGCAGGAgaatgatgatgaggaggaggagaaagaggaggaggaagggtcTCTGATGTCTGAGCAGGGTCCTCAGATCCAGGAT GTTTCTGCTCAGAAAGAATCGACTGATCCCTCAAAACCcaaaagaggaaggaagaagaag ggtGAGCAGGAGAACGAAAAAAACGAAGATCCTGGAAGCCCCGTTAGTCCATCAG GTGGCGACGCTCCAAAACGGCGAGGCAGGAAGCCGAAAACCGAgaagctgctcctgctgcagcaggaccAACACGGCTCTGGGAGCGAAAT ggaGACGAACGAGTCTGAGAAGAAGCGAAAGAGGGCAGCAGAGGACAAGCAGCTGAAcggagaagaagagaagaggaagaagagggaggGCAGCAAGGGGAAGGAGGTGGAGCTAAAGGAGTCAGaggccaagaagaagaaggacaaCGGCTCGTCTGGCTCGGACGACGACGAG TCTCAGAAAAGCAAAGGGAGGAAGAAGCTGCAGAACGCGGAGGCGGATAAAGACGGGCGGCGCTGGAAAGCCGACGAACCGAGAGA ggCCGACAAAGAAGATGTGAAGAAACCTGAGGTGGGACCCAAGAAGaaag aaatgtCAACTGACCTGAAACTACAGAAACTCCACAGTGAGATCAAGATTTCCCTGAAAATCGACAACCCG GATGTGAAGAAATGTTTGGACGCGTTGGATGAGATCGGTTCTCTTCAGGTGACGACTCAGCACCTGCAGAAGCACAGCGAACTCATCGCCACGCTCAAGAAG ATCCGGAAGTTCAAGGCCAGCCAGGACATTATGGACAAAGCCACCATGCTGTACAACAAGTTCAAGACGATGTTCCTGGTGGGCGAGGGCGACTGCGTGCTGAGCCAGGTGCTGAACAAGTCGCTCGCCGAGCAGCGGCAGCACGAAGAGGCCAAGAGAGGAGCGCTGAAGAGAGCAGAGCACGTCAAGGACTGCGGCACAG ACAAGGTGGCCAACGGCGACGCCAGCCCCGAGGAGAAGAAGACGGACAAGATGGAGGACGCCTTGGCGGGAGAAAACCACAG TCCTCCGAAACTTCAGGAGACGGCCTGA